The Anopheles merus strain MAF chromosome 2L, AmerM5.1, whole genome shotgun sequence genome has a segment encoding these proteins:
- the LOC121593068 gene encoding ribosomal L1 domain-containing protein CG13096-like, with protein MKVKPMKKEKPAAKGLGVLKKSKTDIQKAKKVKSAGPVKESAAKVAAAAKLLEKKKEVKLVKASKTKADKKDAEQENEPPQKLVQTNGESPVKQEKGSKSMKETANEEKMPPLNGKGPKPAKQVTDEEDPSKTKNESKAARRERELKLKALKKKQLKAGGKVVSKVSEETLALVPEQLVTEASFRKLYEVVHNKFNEKGNKLFGDDLKYALQAVAVKVPRCPLRICRVALPHTLMRKEDEMCLIVKDNARGRDVDYLPTLHHWEDKLKELSVGYNVQVIPFQQLKRDYSSFEMKRKLVHRFERFVVDARVSGHVFSFLGTQFARRGKNPIAVKLDSDAKIKESIEQAALVQTFRQTYSGPVTEIKFAAHWMPVEQAVANGMALLEQLKTVYPGGWLNVQAINLKTVCEKSYSLPIYVSTIDPNLVPVPIITGPRQVFVQKQQKLFSKQTGGKYEVTKDGVVRRVKKPSADGENNEPDSDVEMTLEDFQPDDDDNWVPYDDEPPARPRTGGRPRQRGPKMRIK; from the exons TCCAGAAGGCGAAGAAAGTCAAATCCGCCGGACCGGTGAAGGAATCCGCCGCCAAGGTAGCCGCTGCGGCAAAGCTActggagaagaaaaaggaagtgaAGCTGgtaaaagcaagcaaaacgaaAGCGGACAAGAAGGATGCGGAGCAGGAAAATGAACCCCCACAGAAGCTGGTACAAACGAATGGTGAATCGCCAGTCAAGCAAGAGAAAGGATCGAAATCGATGAAGGAAACTGCGAACGAGGAAAAAATGCCTCCACTGAATGGTAAAGGACCGAAACCAGCGAAGCAGGTAACTGATGAGGAGGACCcgtcgaaaacaaaaaatgaatccAAGGCGGCTCGGAGGGAAAGAGAACTCAAGCTGAAAGCGTTGAAAAAGAAGCAACTGAAGGCGGGCGGCAAAGTGGTGTCGAAGGTGTCCGAGGAGACGCTGGCCCTCGTGCCGGAACAGTTGGTAACGGAGGCGAGCTTCCGGAAGCTGTACGAGGTGGTGCACAACAAGTTCAACGAGAAGGGCAACAAGCTGTTCGGGGATGATCTAAAGTATGCGTTGCAAGCCGTGGCTGTGAAGGTGCCAAGGTGCCCGCTACGGATCTGTCGCGT CGCTCTTCCCCACACGCTGATGCGCAAGGAGGATGAAATGTGTCTCATCGTGAAGGATAACGCTCGTGGCCGGGATGTCGACTATCTGCCCACGCTGCACCACTGGGAGGACAAGCTGAAGGAGCTGTCGGTCGGGTACAACGTGCAGGTCATTCCGTTTCAGCAGCTGAAGCGCGACTACAGTTCGTTCGAGATGAAGCGCAAGCTGGTGCACCGTTTCGAGCGGTTCGTGGTCGACGCACGCGTCAGTGGGCACGTGTTTTCGTTTCTCGGGACACAGTTTGCCCGGCGCGGTAAAAACCCAATCGCGGTGAAACTGGACAGCGACGCCAAGATTAAGGAAtcgattgagcaggcggcactGGTGCAAACCTTCCGGCAGACCTACAGTGGTCCGGTGACGGAGATTAAGTTCGCCGCCCACTGGATGCCGGTGGAGCAGGCGGTCGCGAACGGGATGGCACTGCTGGAGCAGCTGAAGACCGTCTATCCGGGCGGCTGGTTGAATGTGCAGGCGATCAACCTGAAGACGGTGTGCGAAAAGTCGTACTCGCTGCCGATCTACGTCAGCACGATCGATCCCAATCTGGTGCCGGTACCGATCATTACCGGACCGCGGCAGGTGTTTGtgcagaagcagcagaagcTGTTCAGCAAGCAGACGGGCGGCAAGTACGAGGTGACCAAGGACGGTGTCGTCCGGCGGGTGAAGAAACCGAGCGCGGATGGTGAGAACAACGAGCCCGATTCCGATGTGGAGATGACGCTGGAAGACTTCCAACCGGACGACGACGATAACTGGGTGCCGTACGATGATGAGCCACCGGCGAGACCGCGTACGGGTGGTCGGCCGCGTCAGCGCGGTCCGAAGATGCGCATCAAGTAG